The Glycine soja cultivar W05 chromosome 3, ASM419377v2, whole genome shotgun sequence genome window below encodes:
- the LOC114406036 gene encoding dirigent protein 22-like yields MATQFLKSLLLLSTLTLTISAEYTGFVGTLDPKSIGIKHKKTLSHFRFYWHEVFTGENPTAVRIIPSLLKYNTTTFFGTLGVYDNALTVGPEVYSKVVGKAEGLFASTSQTQVDILQIFNFALTQGKYNGSTITFAGRMSQSEKVRELPIVGGSGVFKFATGYMETSSLSFDPQTRDNTFQFDVYIYY; encoded by the coding sequence ATGGCTACCCAGTTCCTCAAATCCCTCCTTCTCCTCTCCACCTTAACCCTAACCATCTCAGCAGAATACACAGGCTTTGTGGGCACACTAGACCCAAAGTCCATAGGCATAAAGCACAAGAAAACCCTAAGCCACTTCAGATTCTACTGGCACGAAGTCTTCACCGGAGAAAACCCCACAGCGGTTAGAATCATTCCCTCACTCCTCAAATACAACACAACCACATTCTTTGGTACGCTTGGGGTCTACGACAACGCTTTAACTGTGGGACCCGAGGTTTACTCCAAGGTTGTCGGAAAAGCCGAGGGCTTGTTTGCCTCCACGTCGCAAACGCAGGTTGATATTTTGCAGATTTTCAACTTCGCATTGACACAAGGGAAGTACAACGGCAGCACCATCACGTTCGCTGGGAGGATGTCCCAATCGGAGAAGGTGAGGGAGTTGCCCATTGTTGGTGGAAGTGGGGTCTTCAAATTTGCCACTGGGTATATGGAGACCAGCTCTCTCAGTTTTGATCCCCAAACGAGGGATAACACGTTTCAGTTCGACGTGTATATTTACTATTGA
- the LOC114406037 gene encoding dirigent protein 22-like has translation MLLPPYKYPCIHITLFTQSTSSNYNTHQRTMATQFLKSLLLLSTLTLTISAEYTGFVGTIDPKSIGIKHKKTLSHFRFYWHEVFSGENPTSVRIIPALPKYNTTTTFGSVGIFDNALTVGPEVYSKVVGKAEGLFASTSQTQLDLLLIFNFALTQGKYNGSTITFTGRSPLSEKVRELPIVGGSGVFKFATGYIESRTLSFDPQTRNNTVQFDVYIYY, from the coding sequence ATGCTTCTCCCACCTTATAAATATCCTTGCATTCATATCACTCTCTTCACCCAATCCACTTCCTCCAATTATAACACCCACCAAAGAACCATGGCTACCCAGTTCCTCAAATCCCTCCTTCTCCTCTCCACCTTAACCCTAACCATCTCAGCAGAATACACAGGCTTTGTGGGCACAATAGACCCAAAGTCCATAGGCATAAAGCACAAGAAAACCCTAAGCCACTTCAGATTCTACTGGCACGAAGTCTTCAGCGGAGAAAACCCCACATCGGTTAGAATCATTCCCGCACTCCCCAAATACAACACAACCACAACCTTTGGTTCGGTTGGGATCTTCGACAACGCTTTAACTGTGGGACCCGAGGTTTACTCCAAGGTTGTCGGAAAAGCCGAGGGCTTGTTTGCCTCCACGTCGCAAACGCAGTTGGATCTTTTGCTGATTTTCAACTTCGCATTGACACAAGGGAAGTACAACGGCAGCACCATCACGTTCACTGGGAGGAGCCCCCTCTCGGAGAAGGTGAGGGAGTTGCCCATTGTTGGTGGAAGTGGGGTCTTCAAATTTGCCACTGGGTATATTGAGTCCAGGACTCTCAGTTTTGATCCCCAAACGAGGAATAACACGGTTCAGTTCGACGTGTATATTTACTATTGA